The segment AAAAAGATTTGCAAAAAGCGGGCGAAATGCTAAAATTTTTAGAGCTTGAAAAATACGCAAATTTCGCTATTTCGCAGCTCTCTGGCGGACAAAAACAGCGCGTGGCACTTGCTCGTGCGCTCATGCAAAGCCCAGAAATTTTGCTACTTGATGAGCCATTATCGGCGCTGGATTACAAAATCCGTGAAAAAATCCAAGACTATCTCAAAAAAATCCATGAGAAATTTCGCCCTACAATTATCCTTGTCAGCCACGATATCAGCGAGATTTACAGGCTGTGCGAGCGTGTGTATGAGCTAAAAAATGGAAGCCTTGTGCGCGAGGGCTCGCCAAGTGAAATTTTCTTGCAAACTAGCGGTTCGCAAAAATTTAGCTTTCGTGGCAAGGTGGTTGCTTTGCGCGAAGCAGGTGGCGTAAATATCGCTATAATCGCTGTTGGGGCGCAACTTTGCGAAGTGGTTTTAAGCGTGAGCGAGGCTAGGGATTTGCGCGTGGGCGATAGCGTGAGCGTGGGCGCAAAGGCCTTTAATATAAATTTGAAAAAAATCGAGGAAAACAGTGATTGAAGCTTTACAAAATTTAGACCTTACGCCGTTTTTGATTTCGCTTAAACTCTCGGTGGTGACGACATTTACTCTGTTTTGGATTTGCCTGTTTTTGGCATATTTTATGGCGTATAGGGAGTTTCGCGCCAAAAGTGTGATTGAAAGCATCATTTCGCTTCCACTCGTGCTTCCACCAAGCGTGCTAGGATTTTATCTGCTTGTGTTTTTATCGCCGTATTCGACGCTTGGCAGGTTTTTCGATGAAAATTTTGGTGTGCGATTTGTCTTTAATTTCAGCGGTTTGGTGATTGCAAGCTGTATTTACTCTCTACCATTTATGTTTTCACCCCTGCTTAGCGGCTTTCGTTCGCTTCCAATCTCGCTTCGCCACGCTTCGTGGTCGCTAGGCAAGGGGTTTTTTGCTACGCTTTTTAGGGTGCTACTACCTGCGATGAAACCGTCCTTGATAAGCGCTGTGGTGATATGCTTCGCGCACACTATGGGAGAGTTTGGCGTGGTGCTGATGATAGGAGGCTCTGTGAGCGAGCAGACTAAGGTGGCTTCGATCGCGATTTATGAGGCGACTGAAATTTTGGATTTTACCAGCGCGCATTTATACTCGGCGATTATGCTGATTTTTAGCTTTTTGGTGCTTTTGGCTATGCATTTTTTGGGTGAAAGGTCAAATAAAATAAGACTTTAATCACTTTTTTGCTAAAATGGCGCGAAAAATTTAAATTTTTGGCATAAAAATGGAAGATAAAAGAGTAATAACCAAACGATTTTTTATAGCTTTGATTCTTGGAATTTTGGCTATTTTTGCGCTTGTTTTTTGCATTTTTGGCTTTGTGGGCTCAAATATCCAAGCCGAGCTTTCTACCAAATTAAGCGTAGCAAAAAATGCTGTAAAAGACCGCAACGCTGAGCTTTTTAGCGAACTTCAAATTTTATCTGAAAACCTTAAAACCTATCAAGGTTTAAAAACCGAAAACGAGTATGCAAGAAGAACCTTGTATTTCCGTCTCATCGAGCATACAGCCTCGCAAAAGCAAAATTTCGACGCGATTTTTTATGTCAGGGCTGTGGGTAATAAAGACGAGGTTATAGCTTCTTATTTTAATGATTCTGCTATGGCAAATTTGGGCGAACTTAGGCCTGACAATTTTATCTCAAAAATCAAAGACAACCGCTATATATCGCGCTTCATGCAGATTAATGGCGCAAATAGATATTTTTTGATCCAAAAGGTCGAGGCAAATACATTTTTGATAGCCTTTGCAAACACAACCTCGCTAAATGACAAATTTACCGGCCTTGGCGAAATTTTGATTTTTAACAAAGAGGGCGAAATTTTTAATATCACAAACGATATTTTCGCACTTTATACAAATAGATTTGATTTCGAAGGCGAGAAAAAACTCAAAATTTTAAAAAGCCTTGGAGAGCGCAAGTTTGTCTATTTTGAGAAATTTGACGATTCAAACAATTTCATAATGATAAGCAAAAATTTAAAAGAATATCTAAGCTTAAAAAACCTTTTGGTTTTGCTAGCGCTTGGGTTTTTGTTTTTGTATTTGCTAATCACTTTGACAAATTACAAATTTTTAAAACGCCGAATTTTCGAGCCTTTGCACCTGCTTCACAGCTCTGTTTCAGGTGGCGTTTATAAGGCCACGGCGAGTAAAATCGAAACCATGGGCGCGCTAGATCAAATTTTAGAAATCGCGCAAAAACTCGATGAAAGCGTGCAGTATTCGGGCAGGGCTAGCAAGGTGGATTTCACATTTATCGACGCGCTGAAAAAAAGCTCGCTAATGATTTTTAGCGTCGAAAACACAAATGGCATGATAAACAACGCTAGCCTTAGAGCCAAGGAGCTTTACGGCGATGATATCGTGGGCAAAAATATCTTTACACTAGAAGCGACTTCGTTGTATGAAAACGCCCGCCAAAGCCAAATTTCACTTTACACCAAAGAAAATTATGTTATCCACACGCACGATACCCCAAACGGCAAAAAGGATATGTATATCAAAAAGACCTTTGTGCGCAATGGCGAGGATATTTTGGTGCTTTATGTCCTACTTGATGCCTCAAAATACCGCAAATTTTACACCGATACCAAAGAGAAGTATAAATATCTAAATGACGCCCCAATCGTAACCGTAGTCATCAAAGGTGGCGAAATAATCGATGTCAGCGCTAGTTCGCGTGAAATTTGGGGATATGAAAATACTCAAATTTTAGAGGGCAAAACATATTTTTGGAGCTTATTTCAAAAAAGCGACGCCGATTCTTTGCAAAACGAGCTAAGAAACCTTATGAGCGATACTAGGCAAAATAACGAGGTTACAAAGCGGGTTTATCCGATTTTGCATAGAAATTCGATTAGGGCGTTTTATGAGATTACGATTTGTCTGTATAAAAAAGAGCGCAAAGTCGTTATGTATTTTACCAACATACACGATAAGCTCATGGAAATCAACA is part of the Campylobacter sp. VBCF_01 NA2 genome and harbors:
- the modB gene encoding molybdate ABC transporter permease subunit; this encodes MEALQNLDLTPFLISLKLSVVTTFTLFWICLFLAYFMAYREFRAKSVIESIISLPLVLPPSVLGFYLLVFLSPYSTLGRFFDENFGVRFVFNFSGLVIASCIYSLPFMFSPLLSGFRSLPISLRHASWSLGKGFFATLFRVLLPAMKPSLISAVVICFAHTMGEFGVVLMIGGSVSEQTKVASIAIYEATEILDFTSAHLYSAIMLIFSFLVLLAMHFLGERSNKIRL
- a CDS encoding ABC transporter ATP-binding protein; the encoded protein is MIKIDCEKRLNENFKISVNLEIKKGAFVCLYGASGSGKTTILRLLAGFMKIDSGAITNGEIALDNGRKFMHAKQRKIGFLFQDYALFENMSVIENLLFAKKDLQKAGEMLKFLELEKYANFAISQLSGGQKQRVALARALMQSPEILLLDEPLSALDYKIREKIQDYLKKIHEKFRPTIILVSHDISEIYRLCERVYELKNGSLVREGSPSEIFLQTSGSQKFSFRGKVVALREAGGVNIAIIAVGAQLCEVVLSVSEARDLRVGDSVSVGAKAFNINLKKIEENSD